A region from the Metarhizium brunneum chromosome 7, complete sequence genome encodes:
- the pab1 gene encoding Protein phosphatase PP2A regulatory subunit B — MVDSEVNSPTWKFTQCFGDKGDVEDITEADIISTVEFDHTGNYLATGDKGGRVVLFERNETKKSCEYKFHTEFQSHEPEFDYLKSLEIEEKINKIKWCRRQNASHYLLSTNDKTIKLWKVFEKSLKVVAENNLSHDLTPGSVAGGGVSRPMATTQHFRNAADLKLPRLTHHDTVVAAVPRRTYANAHAYHINSISVNSDGETFISSDDLRINLWNLNIQDQSFNIVDIKPANMEELTEVITAAEFHPQSCNWFMYASSKGTIKLADMRESALCDQHAKLFEQEEDPSSRSFFSEIISSISDVRFSYDGRYILSRDYLTVKIWDINMERQPVKTIPIHEHLRPRLCDTYENDSIFDKFEVVFSGDAKNVMTGSYNNNFMIYPSDPEKEVEVVLQADKSAFKAKKVGVPTPINSSTSPTTNGGKKNGSRAGSPAGGAQRMRKETDADQIDFNKKILHMSWHPFEDSIAIAATNNLFVFSAL; from the exons ATGGTGGACAGCGAAGTGAATTCTCCTACGTGGAAGTTCACACA ATGCTTCGGCGATAAAGGTGACGTTGAGGATATAACTGAAG CTGATATAATATCTACTGTCGAGTTTGATCATACTGGAAATTACCTTGCCACGGGCGACAAAGGCGGTCGAGTGGTCTTATTCGAGCGGAACGAAACG AAGAAATCCTGCGAGTACAAGTTCCACACCGAGTTTCAATCACACGAGCCAGAGTTTGACTATCTGAAGTCTCTCGAGATCGAGGAGAAgataaataaaataaaatggTGTCGCCGTCAAAACGCGTCTCACTATCTTCTGTCCACAAATGACAAGACTATCAAGCTTTGGAAAGTATTTGAGAAGTCACTCAAGGTTGTAGCGGAGAATAATCTCTCGCATGACCTTACACCCGGTAGCGTGGCTGGCGGAGGTGTCTCGCGTCCGATGGCCACTACTCAGCACTTCCGAAACGCAGCAGACCTAAAGTTGCCGCGCCTAACACACCACGATACTGTTGTTGCTGCGGTCCCCCGACGCACGTATGCGAACGCTCATGCCTACCATATCAACAGCATATCAGTCAACAGCGATGGAGAAACGTTTATTAGCAGCGATGATCTGCGGATCAACCTTTGGAATCTCAATATACAAGACCAAAGCTTCAACATTGTTGATATTAAACCTGCTAATATGGAAGAGCTCACCGAAGTTATCACGGCCGCCGAGTTTCACCCGCAGAGCTGTAACTGGTTTATGTATGCCAGTTCCAAAGGCACCATCAAATTAGCCGATATGCGGGAGAGTGCATTGTGTGATCAACACGCCAAAC TCTTTGAACAGGAGGAAGACCCTTCATCCAGGTCATTCTTTTCAGAGATTATCTCATCTATTTCAGACGTCCGCTTTTCTTATGACGGCCGGTATATCTTGTCACGCGACTATCTCACCGTGAAAATTTGGGATATCAACATGGAACGTCAGCCCGTCAAGACAATACCTATTCACGAACACTTAAGGCCGAGACTTTGCGATACGTACGAAAATGACAGCATCTTTGACAAGTTCGAGGTAGTATTCTCAGGTGACGCGAAGAATGTCATGACAGGAAGTTACAACAACAATTTCATGATATACCCGTCAGACCCTGAAAAGGAAGTTGAAGTTGTTCTGCAGGCAGACAAGTCAGCcttcaaggccaaaaaggtTGGCGTCCCTACACCTATCAACTCCTCTACTAGCCCAACGACAAATGGGGGTAAAAAGAATGGATCTAGAGCCGGCAGTCCTGCAGGCGGTGCTCAGCGCATGAGAAAAGAAACGGACGCAGACCAGATTGATTTCAACAAGAAGATACTGCACATGAGTTGGCATCCTTTCGAAGACAGCATCGCTATTGCAGCAACGAACAAT CTGTTCGTATTCTCAGCCTTATAA
- the ada1 gene encoding AMP deaminase — protein sequence MADNAHDSRTRPARCEDTEQDDAYLRNDETVEAIENGDGSFSPMPADEQAGLQDGMLLRDVPKRTTFYDPVAERQMSQMDAKLFYQRSKIDLRSGTAGASSWTPSNPNSPTLASGSRPVTEYGADSLILDQDGVDDTEVSSMPQSFAHNHPATSSGAIPNSRNSQSEVNNTRLAAEGSMAEFPSNTLFDTEPHVTAELSAISQNIQKVLDLRRKYIALSSQGPDDNPRDQSSWDIYPPPPEPAWAQTKGGRTNFPDALSSAQTGHNDHRPSSSWRRKPDLDVGEDFNMNDLLPLPGDDGMAFRLDDSGVYQVFDSDDATLPAIKVPTIREFYMDLESILTISSDGPSKSFAFRRLQYLEAKFNLYALLNEYQETADSKKVPHRDFYNVRKVDTHVHHSACMNQKHLLRFIKSKMKKYPNEVVLFRDGKHLTLAEVFASINLTAYDLSIDTLDMHAHTDSFHRFDKFNLKYNPIGESRLRTIFLKTDNFIHGRYLAEITKEVISDLESSKYQMVEWRISIYGKSIDEWDKLAAWVVDNKLFSHNVRWLIQIPRLYDVYKASGLMETFEQIVKNVFQPLFEVTKDPSSHPKLHIFLQRVIGFDSVDDESKVERRLFRKFPVPQVWDSKQNPPYSYWIYYLFANVASLNHWRKNRGFNTLVMRPHCGEAGDSEHLAVALLSCHSISHGLLLRKVPLLQYAFYLEQIGIAMSPLSNNALFLAYERNPFHQYFRRGLNVSLSTDDPLQFAFTKEPLIEEYAVAAQIYKLSSVDMCELAKNSVKQSGYEASIKRMWLGHNFEKPGKDGNMMVKTNVPDRREEFRYHTLLQERDVLRRYVAYDGTKEPSSTVTADIAAYRAASRADEPLKLAGIGENTLWAQARATSVGVKSPLNGEASCDSGRGPHAMADLHLSGSDPRLFPGIFTRDHRSESLRSLQQADEWVVDSSGAPGDDDEDEL from the exons ATGGCCG ATAACGCCCACGATTCTCGAACCCGGCCAGCTCGATGTGAAGATACTGAGCAGGACGATGCATACTTGAGAAATGACGAAACAGTCGAAGCAATAGAAAACGGCGATGGGAGCTTTTCTCCTATGCCTGCAGACGAACAAGCTGGCTTGCAAGATGGCATGTTGTTACGAGATGTTCCGAAGCGCACAACCTTCTATGATCCTGTCGCGGAACGGCAAATGTCGCAAATGGATGCAAAACTCTTCTATCAGCGAAGCAAAATTGATCTTCGTAGTGGAACCGCAGGTGCCAGTAGTTGGACTCCTTCAAATCCCAACAGCCCGACACTGGCGTCGGGGTCCCGACCTGTTACAGAATATGGGGCTGACTCTTTAATTCTTGACCAAGATGGAG TTGATGACACCGAAGTTTCCTCTATGCCTCAGAGCTTTGCTCACAATCATCCTGCCACTAGCTCCGGTGCTATTCCCAACTCTAGAAATAGTCAGAGCGAGGTGAATAATACCAGACTTGCTGCCGAGGGAAGCATGGCCGAATTTCCCAGCAACACTCTTTTCGATACCGAACCTCATGTTACAGCCGAGCTCAGTGCCATTTCTCAAAACATTCAGAAGGTGTTGGACTTGAGACGAAAGTACATTGCACTGTCGTCTCAAGGGCCAGATGACAATCCTAGAGACCAATCCAGCTGGGATATATATCCACCTCCACCTGAACCAGCCTGGGCTCAAACCAAGGGTGGTCGTACCAACTTTCCCGATGCGTTGTCTTCTGCCCAAACAGGGCATAATGACCACCGTCCTTCTTCCAGCTGGAGAAGGAAACCAGATCTCGATGTTGGAGAGGATTTCAACATGAACGACTTACTACCATTGCCCGGGGATGACGGTATGGCCTTCAGACTCGATGATAGTGGCGTTTATCAAGTGTTTGACAGTGATGACGCCACGCTGCCGGCAATCAAAGTTCCAACCATCAGGGAATTTTATATGGACCTCGAGAGTATTCTCACGATTTCATCGGATGGGCCCAGCAAGAGCTTCGCATTCCGGAGACTACAATATCTTGAAGCAAAATTCAATTTATACGCTCTGCTCAATGAGTACCAAGAAACAGCAGATAGCAAGAAAGTGCCACATCGAGACTTTTACAACGTTCGCAAAGTCGACACTCACGTTCATCACTCTGCTTGTATGAATCAGAAGCACCTACTAAGATTCATCAAGAGTAAGATGAAGAAGTATCCAAACGAAGTAGTGCTATTCCGAGATGGCAAACATTTAACCCTTGCAGAAGTGTTTGCTAGTATCAATCTTACTGCCTACGATCTGAGTATTGATACACTCGATATGCAT GCACATACCGACTCGTTTCACAGATTTGACAAGTTCAATCTCAAGTACAACCCCATCGGAGAATCTCGGTTACGAACGATATTCCTTAAGACGGACAATTTTATCCACGGACGATACTTGGCAGAAATTACTAAAGAAGTTATATCGGATTTGGAATCAAGCAAATATCAAATGGTCGAATGGCGTATTTCCATATATGGCAAGTCCATAGATGAATGGGACAAACTGGCAGCTTGGGTGGTGGATAACAAGCTCTTCTCGCACAACGTGCGATGGCTCATTCAGATTCCCCGGCTTTATGATGTCTACAAAGCAAGCGGTCTCATGGAAACGTTTGAGCAGATAGTCAAGAATGTCTTTCAGCCACTTTTCGAAGTAACGAAAGATCCATCCAGTCACCCCAAACTACATATCTTTCTGCAGCGAGTCATCGGGTTTGACAGCGTCGATGATGAAAGCAAGGTAGAACGACGGTTGTTCAGAAAATTTCCTGTTCCACAGGTATGGGATTCCAAGCAAAACCCCCCTTATAGCTACTGGATCTACTATTTATTCGCCAATGTGGCTTCTCTAAACCATTGGCGCAAGAATCGCGGGTTTAATACCCTCGTCATGCGCCCGCACTGTGGCGAAGCAGGCGACAGTGAGCACCTCGCAGTAGCCCTTCTCTCATGTCACAGTATTAGCCACGGACTATTACTCCGCAAGGTTCCTCTGCTACAATACGCGTTTTATTTAGAGCAAATAGGAATTGCTATGTCGCCTCTCAGCAACAATGCCCTTTTCCTGGCATATGAACGGAACCCATTTCACCAGTACTTCAGACGTGGGCTGAATGTTTCACTCTCCACAGACGACCCATTGCAATTTGCGTTTACCAAAGAGCCGCTCATAGAGGAGTATGCAGTCGCCGCGCAGATCTATAAGCTTAGCTCTGTGGATATGTGCGAACTGGCAAAAAATTCAGTCAAGCAAAGCGGATATGAAGCATCCATTAAAAGGATGTGGCTTGGACATAATTTTGAAAAACCAGGCAAGGATGGAAATATGATGGTCAAGACCAACGTCCCCGATCGCCGAGAAGAATTCCGATATCACACCTTACTTCAAGAGAGAGACGT ATTACGGCGATATGTGGCATATGATGGAACTAAAGAACCGAGCTCGACCGTGACAGCAGATATAGCCGCCTATAGAGCAGCCTCTCGGGCGGACGAGCCGTTAAAACTGGCAGGAATTGGCGAGAATACGCTTTGGGCTCAGGCTAGGGCTACAAGCGTGGGCGTCAAATCTCCCCTCAACGGCGAAGCCAGCTGCGACTCCGGAAGGGGTCCACATGCTATGGCAGATTTACACTTATCTGGAAGCGACCCTAGATTGTTCCCCGGAATTTTTACTCGGGATCACCGGTCTGAGAGTCTGCGAAGCTTGCAACAGGCCGATGAATGGGTCGTTGACTCAAGTGGGGCGCCTggggatgacgacgaagacgagtTATAA
- the sla1_1 gene encoding Actin cytoskeleton-regulatory complex protein sla1: protein MGFLGVYTTIYDYEPRAEGELAIAEGDVLYVLEKGEDDGWWKAKKKAGMEDEDEPVGLVPNNYVEEAPIVSHARAIYEYTRQTDEELSFPEEAVLQVFDTSDPDWILVGLDGEYGFVPSNYIEMQEGTTQDSPSLPAPPALPVRPHSVAAPKESPSNTTSSLSTPAAALASVIQGKARASTQNPSSPPTQQPTGYQTQHDDSRPSEDREDNPEPRSPALPSRPRPTSTIDDTPERSSSRLEAREAQLTEEPYRTPGGFHMYNINEMVSVMGKRKKMPTTLGINLGTGTILIAPERAEDDPPQEWAAERMTHYSREGKHVFMELVRPSKSIDFHAGAKDTAEEIVAALGELSGAVRAEGLREVIMASSQRRQHKGHVLYDFMAQGDDEVTVAAGDDVVIIDDSKSEDWWQVRRVKNGKEGVVPSSYIEISGITSPPASSNSGIDSARATVEQNRLEEIRLTKEAIRASKEPQQVGHGTPLPERGSSLVAGENGNNSRQQRSRRENGRNEVGNHHKSKSKPDISKLRTWTDRSGSFSVEAQFLGLKDGKIHLHKLNGVKIAVPIAKMSREDLEYVENVTGISLDDDKPLADVKRTKLMDRRPAEVGASVSKNPKPEYDWFQFFLSCDVPVGLCERYAQAFTKDSMDESVLPDVNATILRTLGLREGDIIKVMRTLDMKFGRERNVQDSEANAGGLFSGPGGALRNNTRKGRPAPAVQTSDVVDAAAFSKDDVGSPGPSSQNAASPSGTGPTRTDNKKSGFDDDAWDVKPSSFPAGTTDKPAKPVAAAPAMQPTTASNSGVTLTGSIKELSLLTEPLQPSKVEAVSAAELRQPVEQKEEPSAQNLPSVSPTFFSTVPSSNGTGPLASQAITGIPPRLARQRPAPPSISPNQTSLVSPPPQRPLSAPHSAQSATFSPPALAPQMTGSVQGQVAPPGQSLGDIAQARLQQQYTSQFQQLQPAMTGYISVQPPGITSFSAGIPGQQQFMHPMTTGIPGNLNRQAQFVPIQTQPTGYQASFPSSISGFPQGVQGIQPQQTSIAGGSSFVQPLQPQKTGPPPPVRFGISSDPKKLTPQQTGRRANLSQATPDNPFGF from the exons ATGGGATTTCTAGGTGTGTACACAACTATTTACGATTATGAACCACGAGCCGAAGGCGAGCTGGCCATTGCCGAAGGTGATGTGCTCTATGTCCTGGAGAAgggtgaagatgatggatggtGGAAAGCCAAGAAAAAGGCCGGTatggaggatgaagatgagccGGTTGGTTTAGTACCAAATAATTATGTGGAGGAG GCTCCGATTGTCAGCCATGCCCGCGCTATTTACGAATATACCCGCCAGACAGATGAAGAACTTTCTTTTCCTGAAGAAGCCGTACTGCAAGTGTTCGACACGTCCGACCCTGACTGGATACTTGTTGGTCTTGACGGCGAGTATGGGTTCGTTCCATCAAACTACATTGAGATGCAAGAAGGCACAACCCAAGACTCTCCAAGCTTGCCTGCGCCACCCGCATTGCCAGTAAGGCCTCACTCGGTAGCCGCACCGAAAGAATCACCGTCCAACACAACTTCGTCCCTGTCGACACCGGCGGCTGCTTTAGCAAGTGTCATCCAAGGAAAAGCCAGGGCGTCGACGCAAAACCCATCCTCACCGCCTACCCAACAGCCGACAGGATACCAGACACAACATGACGATTCTCGTCCGTCAGAGGATCGTGAGGATAACCCCGAGCCTCGTTCTCCGGCGCTGCCTTCCCGTCCCCGACCCACAAGCACAATTGATGATACCCCGGAGCGCTCATCTTCTCGACTAGAGGCACGCGAGGCTCAGCTGACAGAGGAACCATATCGAACACCTGGAGGGTTCCACATGTACAATATCAACGAAATGGTGTCTGTGATGGGCAAACGGAAGAAAATGCCTACAACCTTGGGCATTAATTTAGGCACAGGCACAATTCTCATTGCTCCTGAACGTGCTGAAGACGACCCTCCACAAGAATGGGCTGCGGAAAGGATGACGCATTACTCCAGGGAGGGCAAGCATGTTTTCATGGAACTCGTCCGTCCCAGTAAAAGCATCGACTTCCACGCTGGCGCCAAAGATACAGCGGAAGAAATTGTGGCAGCCCTAGGTGAACTCTCTGGTGCAGTGCGTGCTGAAGGTTTACGAGAGGTGATTATGGCGAGCTCGCAACGCAGGCAACACAAAGGGCATGTTCTGTATGATTTTATGGCACAGGGGGATGATGAAGTTACTGTTGCAGCTGGTGATGACGTTGTCATCATTGATGATTCCAAGAGTGAAGATTGGTGGCAGGTCCGACGAGTGAAGAATGGCAAAGAGGGCGTCGTACCCAGCAGCTATATCGAAATATCCGGAATCACGTCTCCACCGGCTTCAAGCAATTCTGGGATCGACTCTGCTAGGGCAACTGTAGAGCAAAACCGGCTCGAGGAGATAAGGTTAACCAAAGAGGCCATAAGAGCAAGCAAGGAGCCTCAGCAGGTAGGACATGGGACGCCTCTCCCTGAAAGAGGTAGCAGCCTTGTAGCCGGAGAAAATGGTAATAATTCGAGGCAACAGCGAAGCCGGCGGGAAAACGGACGCAACGAAGTCGGAAATCATCACAAATCAAAATCAA AGCCTGACATTTCTAAGTTACGAACATGGACCGATAGATCAGGCTCCTTCAGCGTTGAGGCACAGTTCCTCGGGCTCAAAGACGGGAAGATCCACTTACACAAATTGAACGGAGTCAAAATTGCGGTTCCGATTGCGAAAATGTCACGCGAGGACCTGGAATACGTTGAGAATGTAACTGGCATTTCTTTGGATGACGACAAACCATTAGCGGATGTCAAAAGGACGAAATTGATGGACAGACGGCCTGCCGAGGTCGGCGCATCGGTTAGCAAGAATCCCAAGCCAGAGTATGACTGGTTTcaattttttctttcttgcgACGTTCCAGTTGGATTATGCGAACGATACGCCCAAGCCTTTACAAAGGATTCCATGGATGAAAGTGTACTTCCCGACGTTAACGCCACAATCCTTCGAACGCTCGGTCtgagggagggagacataATCAAAGTCATGCGCACATTAGACATGAAGTTTGGCCGAGAACGTAACGTTCAAGACTCCGAAGCAAATGCCGGGGGGCTCTTCTCTGGCCCGGGGGGCGCTCTTCGAAACAATACTAGAAAAGGACGACCTGCGCCGGCGGTGCAAACAAGCGACGTGGTAGATGCTGCTGCCTTCTCCAAGGATGACGTTGGATCGCCTGGTCCTAGTTCTCAGAATGCTGCATCTCCTTCTGGGACTGGTCCCACCAGGACTGACAACAAAAAAAGTGGttttgatgatgatgcctgGGACGTGAAGCCGAGCAGTTTCCCTGCAGGCACCACAGACAAACCAGCAAAGCCTGTTGCTGCAGCGCCTGCAATGCAGCCAACAACAGCCTCGAACTCAGGTGTTACGCTGACTGGCTCAATTAAGGAGTTGTCGCTATTGACAGAGCCCCTTCAGCCAAGCAAGGTGGAAGCGGTATCTGCTGCAGAGCTACGCCAACCAGTTGAGCAGAAGGAGGAACCCTCAGCACAGAATCTTCCTAGCGTGAGTCCGACATTTTTCTCAACTGTGCCCAGCTCTAACGGAACCGGCCCTCTTGCCTCGCAAGCTATTACTGGGATCCCTCCAAGGCTTGCGAGACAGCGGCCTGCACCCCCATCAATATCACCAAACCAGACCTCTTTGGTATCGCCGCCCCCGCAAAGGCCGTTATCAGCACCTCACTCGGCCCAGTCAGCTACTTTCTCGCCTCCAGCCTTGGCACCTCAGATGACTGGCTCTGTCCAAGGACAAGTAGCACCTCCAGGCCAAAGCCTCGGCGATATTGCCCAAGCCAGGTTGCAACAACAGTACACCTCCCAGTTTCAACAGTTGCAGCCTGCCATGACTGGTTATATCAGCGTCCAGCCACCGGGCATAACATCCTTCTCTGCTGGCATTCCAGGGCAGCAACAATTCATGCATCCTATGACGACAGGCATTCCCGGGAATCTCAATCGTCAGGCTCAATTTGTGCCAATTCAAACTCAACCGACAGGGTACCAAGCATCATTCCCATCTTCAATTTCAGGATTTCCACAAG GAGTTCAAGGCATACAGCCTCAACAGACCAGTATAGCAGGTGGCAGTAGCTTTGTACAACCATTGCAGCCTCAAAAAACAGGGCCTCCGCCTCCGGTTCGCTTCGGAATCTCTTCAGATCCGAAAAAGCTCACTCCCCAGCAAACTGGTAGACGAGCCAACTTATCTCAAGCAA CTCCTGACAATCCTTTCGGTTTTTAA
- the cog8 gene encoding Conserved oligomeric Golgi complex subunit 8 has translation MAEALSDRLLGQGKALDATVLSYLTYLAGQSVESIRTTEPQQLSQASNSLLLSVQSLSKKSHRPIVESAASHSALRQLFALLAKRTGELTHTVPRLDQEAELFSSEFGKASENSSITERKKALRLLQNGERLVDMMELPQLLNSAVTSSPVSYSSSLDLYAHVRRLASLYPSSPLVASVLDEANSAIRRMAVDLIATLQTPNLKLAPSLRTMGWLKRIVPELVTNIQTEESLPAIFLVCRLSTLIATLDALDPLKQLADEERIRDVKISQAWSGGQHTERYLKRFIEVFREHSFGMISVSKSVDSSFSHSDSAATDPMNPLPSVLTSFPLHLIGLLMDTLQTYLPVIKDQASRESIMTQVLYCAGSLGRLGADFGMFLSAIGMAEWVELVKRHRLLAGRLESVIGEHRTSQTTPTSLVIRDMH, from the coding sequence ATGGCAGAGGCCTTGAGCGATCGTCTCCTGGGACAGGGAAAAGCACTTGATGCGACCGTATTGTCTTATCTGACCTACCTGGCGGGACAATCAGTCGAGTCCATACGAACCACAGAACCACAACAACTCTCACAAGCGTCAAATTCGTTGCTACTATCCGTGCAATCATTGTCCAAAAAATCACATAGGCCCATTGTCGAATCAGCCGCTAGTCACTCAGCGCTACGCCAGCTATTTGCCCTACTGGCCAAAAGAACAGGCGAACTGACGCATACAGTTCCAAGGCTTGATCAGGAGGCAGAACTATTCTCTTCCGAGTTTGGCAAAGCCAGCGAGAACAGCAGCATCACAGAGCGGAAGAAGGCACTCCGTCTCCTACAGAATGGGGAGAGACTAGTCGATATGATGGAGCTCCCACAGCTTCTCAACTCTGCTGTCACATCCAGCCCGGTCAGTTACTCGTCTAGTCTCGACCTGTATGCACATGTTCGTCGCCTTGCATCCCTATACCCATCCTCGCCTCTTGTCGCATCGGTGCTGGACGAGGCAAATTCAGCCATTAGGCGAATGGCAGTCGACCTAATAGCTACGTTACAAACACCCAATCTCAAACTCGCTCCAAGCCTCCGTACGATGGGCTGGCTCAAACGAATTGTCCCCGAGCTTGTTACCAATATCCAAACAGAGGAATCCCTGCCTGCGATATTCCTCGTGTGTCGACTTAGCACACTGATTGCCACCCTAGACGCACTGGACCCTCTAAAACAACTGGCAGATGAGGAGCGCATACGAGACGTCAAGATATCTCAAGCATGGTCCGGGGGCCAGCACACCGAGCGGTATCTCAAGCGTTTCATAGAAGTATTTCGCGAACACAGTTTCGGCATGATATCGGTTTCCAAAAGCGTGGATTCCAGTTTTTCCCATTCTGATAGCGCAGCAACCGACCCGATGAATCCTCTGCCAAGTGTCCTTACTAGCTTTCCGTTGCACCTGATAGGTCTTCTGATGGACACCTTACAAACGTACCTACCCGTCATCAAAGACCAAGCCTCAAGAGAAAGCATTATGACACAAGTTTTGTATTGTGCTGGAAGTTTGGGTCGGCTAGGCGCGGACTTTGGTATGTTTCTGTCAGCTATCGGAATGGCGGAATGGGTAGAGCTGGTTAAACGACACAGGCTGTTAGCAGGCCGACTTGAGTCCGTCATTGGCGAACATCGGACCAGCCAGACTACTCCCACCAGTTTGGTTATTAGAGATATGCATTAA
- the mic-13 gene encoding Mitochondrial glycine transporter produces the protein MPLTVIKVRFESNLYSYTSVVSAAADIRRRDGFRGFFSGFGATAIRDAPYAGMYVLFYEVLKTELGSIAASTIRVEAGAACSVISNPFDAVKTRIQLQPRLYRNVWQAGYKMITEDGLRSLLDGLALRMSRKALSSALAWTVYEELIRRFGAS, from the exons ATGCCCCTGACCGTCATCAAGGTTCGATTCGAGTCCAACCTTTACTCTTACACATCGGTTGTCTCCGCCGCTGCTGATATCCGGCGTCGAGACGGGTTTCGGGGCTTTTTCTCGGGGTTTGGAGCTACGGCCATCCGAGATGCGCCTTACGCGGGAATGTACGTGTTGTTTTATGAAGTGCTCAAGACCGAACTCGGCTCGATAGCCGCGTCTACAATTCGTGTTGAAG CTGGCGCCGCTTGTTCTGTTATATCAAATCCTTTTGACGCAGTTAAGACCAGGATCCAGCTGCAACCACGGCTATACAGGAATGTGTGGCAGGCAGGTTATAAAATGATCACCGAAGATGGCCTGCGATCTCTTTTAGATGGGCTGGCATTGAGAATGAGCCGCAAAGCGCTCAGTTCCGCATTGGCCTGGACGGTGTATGAAGAGCTCATTCGTAGGTTTGGTGCGTCATGA